CTGCTTCTATAAAAGCCTGGTTTGCTGTCTGGAGCCCGTCATCAACGTTTCTGATCGCCTGCAGGTCAAGAGGTCCGTGGTGAACTCCCGGAGCAAATATACAGGCGTCAATTGCCCCGATAACCTTTCCCGAAGCAACTGCAAGAGTCACAGTGTTAGAACTTATATCGGAAACTACGAAGTCTTCGTAGCCAAGACACCGGATATGATATGCAATCCCCATCTTTTCCGGGCTTGTGAGATGGGAAAAGACCTTCATTCTCGGATCCACTTTACTCCCTGCGTGAAGGCCGGGAATTGCTATTGCCGGAATTCCGGAGTTTCTGACTGCATCAAATACCCGTGTGCCTCCTCCGGTCTTTTTTCCTGCACCTTCCGTACTTTGAAGGCCTCTTCCTTCAAGTTTTCTTATGTCCTTGATTGCAGAAAAGCCGTCTCCCATGGAGTAGGTCAGAGCAATCATATCGATATCTTCAACCTTGATTCCAAACTCTTTTTCGATGGATACCAGAATTTCTTGTTCTGACATTGCAGCTGCTTCAGCCCTTCCGAGTTCAAAGGTCAGGACCTTTTCACCCTTAATAAGTGCAAAACGCATTGCTGTTGTTCCGTGGTCAACCCCTATGAATACCAAGCAGTAACCTCTCCTTCAACGCCTCATAGGGCATTTTTTAAGATCTCATTTAATTCGTTCATGATTCTGTCCCCTTCATCAGCTGTACCAACCATTGTCACCAGCCTGACTTCCTGGAAACTTCTGCCTTCAGAGAACAATAGCCTGAGGTTCCCTCTGGCGTCAGCGCGCAGGACTTTTCCA
The Methanosarcina sp. WWM596 DNA segment above includes these coding regions:
- a CDS encoding methanogenesis marker 12 protein, giving the protein MVFIGVDHGTTAMRFALIKGEKVLTFELGRAEAAAMSEQEILVSIEKEFGIKVEDIDMIALTYSMGDGFSAIKDIRKLEGRGLQSTEGAGKKTGGGTRVFDAVRNSGIPAIAIPGLHAGSKVDPRMKVFSHLTSPEKMGIAYHIRCLGYEDFVVSDISSNTVTLAVASGKVIGAIDACIFAPGVHHGPLDLQAIRNVDDGLQTANQAFIEAGTLKRTPYKDRKELLNAAEKGEKTALLALDTIALFAAMEIASMQLLLKDYGITGAVFLAGSIGEVEYVQKKICTHLDKECRSLRKWHAAIGCAEIARDVYVGKKQILGVDVDYP